The genomic stretch tcagggaatggaactgttttcggttccgaaaacattcctctgaattacgtggcggtctgatctgcacgtgggtacagtcaatcgcgcccagcacattgggaaatttgtatttgttgtaaaagcctaatttgatctcacgacattcgctgtccgtctctggaaatgtgatgtactggatcgtcaatttgcggaaagccctaatgacttgggttatacagcgcgacagagtCGACtgagaaaaaccgcatgtttgagacagtgtaggctggaatgtgcctgacgccaaaaaatgtaacgtccccagcagtttctgaaaaccgctgattgcacgatttgaccgtgcccgaggttccaagtcggcctccaacagagcgtacagcgaatatatgtcgcgagtcgataagcgataattttgtatcacctcgaactcgctgagatcctccagttcacgcctagtgcgatactggcgtggacgtggaaatgaaacccgcaatactggctcacccaatgcagacatttgctgacctggatcctgatgttcatctgcactttcttcctccatcaagcttgcagccagcatgaacaacacaatctggtcagaaaaaggctccatcattgtagtcagtacaaaaataggaatgtgttttaaaacgcagggattttcctaaaaaaacgattccacaagagagctgactgtaatggctccttctccctgtagtctcaaacccaggagtgaggagataggaggggctttgcagaagtgtatcctgggtaaaactgtggaatcatgggtaaatttccctcaggagattgaagaaaaaaatattcctttaaaaaatcaattaaataatacttgtgagtcaaaaaaagacaaaccaagtagataatcctttcaaatataaatagatatgctactagcaatcctcaaatatcccaaaaaatgatgttctaaaaattttttttgagaacccgccagtcaactgaggcggactaaaataggcgaatttgcggtcgaaaagtactgcaggcgaatttccaaacttgaattgaatatgcttgaggcgaattgcagcatctgtaccattgcagaaaagtcgaatgcggaaaaagtcgaattgacaaaagtcgaattttgaaggtccgtttttttgcgataaagtactgcactgcataggcgaattgattttttgaggcgaaaacgttccggaattcgactttttctgaaattcgcccgctattgcatataccccataatagaaTCCAAACCTGCAGAATCCGAAACTGggaggatgacgttcggcctcgatgTGGGATCCGAGTTTGGCAGGAACACCTGAGCTGCAGCTCAGATGAACTTGGATTCCCTGTCTTTGGCGTGGACCGAATGAAATAGGATTTGAGTTACTGTGTGAGTTCAAACTTGTACTTTCTCACACATAGGGAAGGTGCAAGCTTAACGGTGTTAGTTatcagtagagatgagtgggtgcggttccctgagaaccgacacctaccggacttcactacctaaGCCCGGATTGGAacacggctcgggttttcccgcctgactcgtaaaccagtacgatgcaaaacgtcatcaccccgctgtcagattctcgctgggtttggatgccatataaggagccacacgtcgccgccattttcactccggcattggaaggtgtagcgagaggacgtgtctccatcctcagtgtcccgtatcagtacagtggcagtgtcttgttctgcatcagtccagtcacagtggtggtgtcctctgctgccatatgtccagtgctgctgtataagtccagtccagtggtgctgtgttgtgctacatctgtTCAGTGATggtgcattgtgctgcatcagtccagtcacagtggtggtgtcctctgctgccatatgtccagtgctgctgtataagtacagtccattgcagtggtgctgtggtgtcctgcatcagtacagtggtagtgtcttgtgctgcatcagtacactcacagcggttgtgtcctctgctgccatatgtccagtgctgctgtaaaagtccagtccattgcagtggtgctgtgttgtcctgcatcagtgcagtgggggtgaccctgtgctgctgtatatgtccagtggtactgccgtatatgtccagtgatactgccgtttacgtccagtggtactgccatataaatccagcgatactgccgtatatgtccagtggtactgccatataattccagtgatactgctgtataggtctattggtactgccgtataaatccagtggtactggtgtataaatccagtccagtgatactgctgtttatgtccagtgatactgcagtatatgtccggtggaactgccgtataaatccagcgatactgctgtatatgtccagtggtactgccatataaatccagtgatactaccgtatacgtccagtggtactgcctataaatacagtggtactgccataaaactccagtccagtgatactgccatatatgtccagtggtactgttatataagtccagtgatactgacatatatgtccagtggtacagccgtttaaatccagtggtactcgcgtataaatccagtccagtgataatgccatatatgtccagcggtactgccttataaatccagcaatacagccgtatatgtccagtggtactgccatataattccagtgatactgctgtatatgtccagtattactgccatataaatccagtggtattggcgtttaaatacagtccagtgatactgccgtttatgtccagtggtactgtcgtataaatccagtaataatgctgattatgtccagtggtactactttataaatccagtggaactggcatattaatcctgtccagtgatactgctgtatatatccagtggtacagcTGAATAAATTCagcaatactgctgtatatgtctagtggtactgccatataattccaatccagtgatactgccacatatgtccagcggtactgccgtataaatccagcaatactgccgtatatatgtccagtagtactgccatataaatccaatgattctGCCTTAtattttcagtggtactgctgtataagtccagtggtactggtgtttaaatccagtccagtgatactgccgtatatgtccagtggtactgccgtataaatcctgtgacaatgccgtatatgtccggtggtactgccatataaatccagtggtactggcatataaatccaggccagtgatactgccgtatatatgtccagtggtactgctgtataaatccagtggtactggtgtttaaatccagtccagtgatattgctgtatatgtccattggtactgctgtataaatccagtgataatgccatatatgtccagtggtactgccatataaatccagtggtactggcgtataaatccagtccagtgatactgccatatatgtccagtggtactgcaatataaatccagtgatactgccgtatatgtccggtggtactgctgtataaatccagtggtactggcgtataattccagtacagtgatactgccgtatatgtccagtgatactgccatatatgtccagtggtactgccatatatgtacagtggtactgccatataaatccagtccagtgatactgccgtatttgtccagtggtactgccgtataaatccagtgatactgccgtatatgtccagtggtactgccatataattccagtactactgctgtatatgtccagtggtactgccgtataaatccagtgatactgccgtatatgtccagtggtactgccatataattccagtgatactgccgtatatattcctgtggtactgccatataattccattggtactgccgtataatttcagtgatactgccgtataaatccagtccagtggttttgccgtttaagtccaggggtactgccatataagtccagtgcggtggtgctgtcttgtgctgtatcaatctagtggtggtgtcttgtgttgccataagtccagtggtggtgtcctgtgctgtatattagttacttcaaataaaagggttatctaCATTACTTATATTtcatatccaaatcatttttacagggtttgccctgtgtgatgtgGGGGTTCGCTcgcttgtgctgcatattattataacagcTCCAACTCAAAGATTTATTATTGTCCAAAATtaatttacaggctttgccatgtgtgtgtgtgtggtttaggggtacgctctcctgtgccaccaatattgtgtgtgtattacatctgggcaaatttcacaatgtcccatgttgtttgtgccacacacttgtgtcgcttagcttagtcatacagctacctcattgcacctctttttctctttgcatgatgtgctgtttggggcctagttcttttagtgccatcctgtctgacactgcagtgccactcctagatgggccagg from Pseudophryne corroboree isolate aPseCor3 chromosome 5, aPseCor3.hap2, whole genome shotgun sequence encodes the following:
- the LOC134927881 gene encoding putative nuclease HARBI1; its protein translation is MMEPFSDQIVLFMLAASLMEEESADEHQDPGQQMSALGEPVLRVSFPRPRQYRTRRELEDLSEFEVIQNYRLSTRDIYSLYALLEADLEPRARSNRAISGFQKLLGTLHFLASGTFQPTLSQTCGFSQSTLSRCITQVIRAFRKLTIQYITFPETDSECREIKLGFYNKYKFPNVLGAIDCTHVQIRPPRNSEECFRNRKQFHSLNVQAVCDVNMRFLNIFVGFPGSSHDSFILSQSSLFDKFETGNMPGGWLLGDAGYPNKPWLLTPLSNPVGRAEKRYQETHIASRGIIERAFGVLKSRFRCLDTSGGALLYSPSKVCGMVNACCILHNICVANRLPVTLRRSAFLRGNRSSALPVGMDEGEDSRRTVIQNFFAVT